A single region of the Duganella sp. BuS-21 genome encodes:
- a CDS encoding type I secretion system permease/ATPase: protein MFKKTFVTVGVFSAISNLLMLVPSLYMLQVYDRVLGSRNELTLLMLTVMMLIAYLMTSGLDMIRSFVLVRVGAKFDMQLNKRVYTAAFEQNLKAAGVSAGQSLSDLTNLRQFLTGNALFAFFDAPWFPFYLIVIFIFEPSLGLFALCGTVVLVVLAIVNERVTRAPLSEANTMAIVSGQLATNNLRNAEVIESMGMLPNLMERWFKLHSRFLRLQATASEKAGIVGAITKFVQTSLQSLVLGFGALLVLENKISAGMMIAASILVGRALAPVQQLIGVWKSWSSTRSAYERLNKLLTDNPARSAGMELPKPTGKVSVEGVTAMAPGSKNMVLKGVTFAIDAGDVLGIIGPSGCGKSTLARLLVGVWPAAMGKVRLDGADIYQWNKDQLGPHMGYLPQDIELFSGTISENIARFGTVDAEQVVLAAKRAGVHEMILQMPQGYDTPLGDGGAGLSGGQKQRLGLARAMYGDPSLLVLDEPNSNLDDVGEAALAQSVRELRARGKTIVLITHRTSAIAVTNKLLLLRDGQAAMFGPTNQVLAALQENNQKQLAAQQAAAQQAAAQTAQQAAAQQAASGETPAPAGQE from the coding sequence ATGTTTAAGAAAACATTTGTGACCGTCGGCGTTTTCAGCGCAATCAGCAATTTGCTGATGCTGGTGCCATCGTTGTACATGTTGCAGGTCTACGACCGCGTGCTGGGCAGCCGCAACGAGCTGACCTTGCTGATGTTGACCGTGATGATGCTGATCGCCTACCTGATGACCAGCGGCCTCGACATGATCCGCTCCTTCGTGCTGGTGCGCGTGGGCGCGAAGTTCGACATGCAACTGAACAAGCGCGTGTACACCGCCGCCTTCGAGCAGAATTTGAAGGCCGCCGGCGTCAGCGCCGGCCAGTCGCTGAGCGACCTGACCAACCTGCGCCAGTTCTTGACCGGCAACGCGCTGTTCGCCTTTTTCGACGCGCCGTGGTTCCCGTTCTACCTGATCGTGATTTTCATCTTTGAACCGTCGCTGGGCCTGTTCGCGCTGTGCGGTACGGTGGTGCTGGTGGTGCTGGCGATCGTCAACGAGCGCGTGACCCGCGCGCCTTTGTCGGAAGCCAATACCATGGCCATCGTCTCGGGCCAGCTGGCCACCAACAACCTGCGCAACGCCGAAGTCATCGAATCGATGGGCATGCTGCCGAACCTGATGGAGCGCTGGTTCAAGCTGCATTCGCGCTTCCTGCGCCTGCAGGCCACCGCCAGCGAAAAGGCCGGCATCGTCGGCGCCATCACCAAGTTTGTGCAGACTTCGCTGCAATCGCTGGTGCTGGGCTTCGGCGCGCTGCTGGTGCTGGAAAATAAAATCTCCGCCGGCATGATGATTGCCGCTTCTATCCTGGTGGGCCGCGCGCTGGCGCCGGTACAACAGTTGATCGGCGTGTGGAAGAGCTGGAGCAGCACCCGCAGCGCCTACGAGCGCTTGAACAAGCTGCTCACCGACAATCCGGCCCGCTCGGCCGGCATGGAGTTGCCCAAGCCTACGGGCAAGGTCAGCGTGGAGGGCGTGACCGCCATGGCGCCCGGCAGCAAGAATATGGTGCTGAAAGGCGTGACTTTCGCGATCGACGCCGGCGATGTGCTCGGCATTATCGGCCCCAGCGGTTGCGGCAAGTCGACCCTGGCGCGCCTGCTGGTGGGCGTGTGGCCCGCTGCCATGGGCAAGGTGCGTCTGGATGGCGCCGATATCTACCAATGGAACAAGGACCAGCTGGGCCCGCATATGGGTTACCTGCCGCAGGATATCGAATTGTTCAGCGGCACCATCAGCGAGAACATCGCCCGCTTCGGGACCGTGGACGCGGAGCAGGTGGTGCTGGCTGCCAAGCGCGCCGGCGTGCACGAAATGATTTTGCAAATGCCGCAGGGCTACGACACGCCCCTGGGCGACGGTGGGGCCGGCCTTTCCGGCGGTCAGAAGCAGCGCCTCGGCCTGGCCCGCGCGATGTATGGCGACCCGTCGCTGCTGGTGCTCGATGAGCCCAATTCCAACCTCGACGACGTCGGCGAAGCGGCGCTGGCGCAGTCGGTGAGGGAGTTGCGCGCGCGCGGCAAAACCATCGTCCTGATCACCCACCGCACCAGCGCGATCGCGGTCACCAACAAACTATTGCTGCTGCGCGATGGACAAGCGGCCATGTTCGGCCCGACCAACCAGGTCTTGGCCGCACTGCAGGAAAATAATCAGAAGCAGCTTGCCGCCCAGCAGGCGGCCGCCCAACAAGCGGCCGCGCAAACGGCCCAGCAGGCGGCTGCGCAACAAGCGGCGAGCGGCGAGACGCCGGCCCCGGCGGGACAGGAGTAA
- a CDS encoding HlyD family type I secretion periplasmic adaptor subunit gives MKLTKFKSEPATEVVSHDVTPLTVETEPGNYARLGWVIVLVGVIGFLVWASFAPLDKGVPMQGVVVKESNRKTIQYPQIGTVQDILVHDGDVVKAGQVLLRMNDVVVKSAEQVSLGQYFVARAAQARLHAELKGQSALTFPEELKQYKDEPRVQDTIALQNQLLQARQMALQSELAGARENIAGLSAQADGLEESREAKKQQQAILKEQLENNRELAKDGYIPRARLLDLERTYAQVNGAISEDIGNIARARRQMAELKLRMTQRGQEYQKEVRSQLSDVQKEAEALQSRIVAQSFETGNVEVKSPVDGVVVGSTVFTKGGVVGAGARLMDIVPTDDALAVEGQLPVNLVDRVREGEPVDLVFSAFNTNRTPHIPGTLTTIAADRTVDEKTGAAYYKVRAKVSAEGLKLIQTKKLDIVPGMPVELFVKTGERTMMSYLLKPVFDRSKSALSED, from the coding sequence ATGAAACTGACGAAATTCAAATCTGAACCAGCGACCGAGGTCGTTTCCCATGATGTGACGCCGTTGACGGTGGAAACCGAGCCGGGCAACTATGCGCGCCTCGGCTGGGTGATCGTGCTGGTCGGCGTGATCGGTTTCCTGGTGTGGGCCTCCTTCGCGCCGCTGGACAAGGGCGTGCCGATGCAAGGCGTGGTGGTCAAGGAAAGCAACCGCAAGACCATCCAGTATCCGCAGATCGGCACGGTGCAGGACATCCTGGTGCATGACGGCGACGTGGTCAAGGCCGGCCAGGTGCTGTTGCGCATGAACGACGTGGTGGTCAAATCGGCCGAGCAAGTATCGCTCGGCCAGTATTTCGTGGCCCGTGCTGCGCAAGCCCGCCTGCACGCCGAACTCAAAGGCCAATCGGCGCTGACCTTCCCTGAAGAGCTGAAACAGTACAAGGATGAGCCGCGCGTGCAGGATACGATTGCCCTGCAAAACCAGTTGCTGCAGGCGCGCCAGATGGCGCTACAAAGCGAATTGGCGGGTGCCCGGGAAAACATCGCTGGCCTGAGTGCGCAGGCCGACGGCCTGGAAGAGTCGCGCGAGGCGAAGAAACAGCAGCAGGCAATCCTGAAGGAGCAGCTGGAAAACAACCGTGAGCTGGCCAAGGATGGCTATATCCCGCGCGCGCGCCTGCTGGACCTGGAGCGCACCTATGCGCAAGTGAACGGTGCCATTTCGGAAGACATCGGCAATATCGCCAGGGCTCGCCGCCAGATGGCCGAACTCAAGTTGCGCATGACCCAGCGTGGCCAAGAGTACCAGAAGGAGGTGCGTTCCCAGCTGTCCGATGTGCAGAAGGAAGCCGAGGCGCTGCAAAGTCGTATCGTTGCCCAGTCCTTCGAAACGGGCAATGTTGAAGTCAAATCGCCAGTTGACGGCGTGGTGGTCGGCAGTACCGTCTTCACCAAAGGCGGCGTGGTCGGCGCCGGCGCCAGGCTGATGGACATCGTGCCGACCGACGATGCATTGGCGGTCGAAGGCCAGTTGCCGGTCAACCTGGTGGACCGTGTGCGTGAAGGCGAACCGGTGGATCTGGTGTTCTCCGCGTTTAACACCAACCGCACGCCGCATATTCCCGGCACTTTGACCACCATCGCGGCGGACCGCACGGTGGATGAGAAAACCGGCGCGGCCTACTACAAGGTGCGTGCCAAGGTATCGGCTGAAGGCCTGAAGCTGATTCAGACCAAGAAGCTGGACATCGTGCCCGGCATGCCGGTGGAACTGTTCGTCAAGACCGGCGAGCGCACCATGATGAGCTACCTGCTCAAACCGGTGTTCGACCGTTCCAAGTCTGCCCTGTCGGAGGATTGA